The Fibrobacter sp. UWR4 region ACGAAAACAAAAATGGCTAAAGCGCGGTTACGCATGCGGGCCGCATGGGAAATCTGCTTTTTGGGTTCGATATAGGGCTTGAGGGACATTTAAATACGTTCTTTGAAGATTGTCTTGCGGTAGTATTCCAGTTCTGCAATGCTTTCGCGGATATCATCCAGTGCCTGGTGGCGTTCCATTTTCTGGAATTCGGGCAGGTTCGGATACCAGCGGAAAGTCAGTTCCTTGATGGAGCTTACGTCGATATTTCGATAGTTCAGCCATTCGGAAAGTTTGGGCATGTACTTATAGATAAAGCGTCTGTCCTGGGTAATGGAGTTCCCGCAAAGCAGGTTGCCGCCTTTTTCTGTGTAAGGCTTGATCAGGTCCAGAACCATCTTCTCGCAGTCAGCGACGGTCAGTTTCGACTTGCGGCAGCGATCCACCAGACCACTTTGGGTGTGATGTCGCTTGTTCCAGTCGTCCATGCCTTCAAAAACATTTTCGGGCTGATGTACGGCAAGAACCGGTCCCTCGGTAATCACCTTGAGATTTGGGTCGGTCACGATGGTGGCCACTTCAAGGATTACATCCTTGTCGGGGTTGAGACCTGACATTTCAAGGTCTATCCAGACGAGATTGGGGGAACTTTTCCATCTTACCATAGTGCGGCAAATTTAGCTTTTTTGATGAAAAAGACTGATTTCCCATGCCGTTCGTCAGCCTTTTTAGCCCTTTTATCAAAAACTTACATTTTGTATACATTAAAACACTTTAATGTAAGTTCTTTGTTTGCTATATTTGGCGCAGCTAAAACAAACTAATAATCTCAACATTTGGGTTAAGAAATTATGGAAGAAGTTGTAATCACTGGTATGGGCTGCGTTTCTGCCCTTGGCAACACTCCCGACCTTCTCTGGGACAACCTCCTGGCTGGTAAGTCCGGTATCACTCCGATTACTCGCTTTGATGTTACCAATTTCACCACCAAGTTCTCTGCCAGCGTCAACGAATTCGTTGCAGACGAATACTTCTCTGCTCGCGACCAGTCTCGCTATTCTCGCAGCATCCAGTATGCCGTTTATTCCGCATACAAGGCTCTTGCTAATGCTGGTGTTGACCCTGCTGCTGAAGATCCGAGCCGCGCCGGTGTGATTATCGGTTCCGGTATCGGTGGCATGAAAATCTATACCGACACTTGCGTTGCCTATGCAACTCGCGGTCCTAGCCGTGTGTCTCCGTTCTTCATCCCTATGGCAATTACTAATATGCCTGCTGGTGAAGTTTCCAACCGTATCGGCTGGATGGGCCCCTGCTTCGCAGTGACCTCCGCTTGCGCTACTTCCAACCACGCCATTGCCGCTGCATACGACGCCATTCGTCTTGGCCGTGCAGATATCATGCTGGCCGGTGGTGCTGACGAAACCGTTAACGAAGTTGCTGTTGCTGGTTTCTGCTCCATGAAGGCTCTTTCCAAGCGTAATGACGACCCGACCACCGCTTCCCGCCCCTTCGATGTTGATCGTGACGGTTTCGTGATTGGTGAAGGTGCCGGTGTTCTCGTTCTCGAAAGCCTTTCTCACGCTCAGAAGCGTGGCGCAAAGATCCTCGCTCGCGTTGCTGGCGTTGGCATGAGCGCAGATGCTCACCACATGTCCGCTCCCCGCGAAGATGGCGAAGGCGTTCGCATGGCTATCGAAATGGCTCTCCGTGATGCAAAGATCGCTGCTTCCGACGTTGGCTACGTCAACACCCACGGTACTTCCACTCCCCTTGGCGACGTTGCTGAATGCTCCGCTCTTGAAAAGGTCTTCGGTCTCCGTGATACCCTCAAGATCAACTCCTCTAAGTGCATGATCGGTCATGCTCTTGGTGCTGCTGGTGCTCTCGAAGCAATCATCACCATCAAGTCCCTCCAGAACCAGATGATTCACGCTACTACCAACGTGTTCAACCAGGACGAACGCATCCACTTCGACGTTTGCGCCAACAAGAACACTGCACATAGCTTCAAGTATGCTATGTCCGATGGCTTCGGTTTCGGTGGTCACAACAGCGTCGTGCTCTTGGCTAAGGATTAATAGATCGAAATCTCGAGCTTCATGAAGAAACTTCCGACATTGTCGGAGGTTTCTTTTTTTATCTAGAAAAACCGCATCAAGTTTCTATATTTGCTCTCCATGAAGATCTTGTCCAAAACGTTGCTGGCATCCACGCTATTGTCTGCGGGATTGGCTCAGGCTGATAATTTCCTGGGACCCCTTACCTGGCGAGATTCCACCTGGGATTATCGTTCTGAAGATCCTCAGAATATCCAGGCTGAAGTTTCCGTACCTAAGCTTTCTGCAGTGATTGGCTTGACTGCAGCTGTTTATGGTGCTGCCTATGGCTTTGTTTTTGCAAAGGGCTGGTGGGACGAAGAAGGCAATGATTTCCACTTCGAGAATGATTTTGATTATGCCCTCAACTTGGATAAGCTGGGGCATTTTGCATCTGGGGTGCTTCTTGGCGAAATTTTTTACGAAGGTTACCGCTGGGCAGGAATTTCCGAATTCCGTTCCTACTTGTTTGCAGGTCTGTCTGCTGTATCCACCCATATTGCCATTGACGTAAAGGATGGGTACGCGCCAAAGTGGGGCTTCAGTATTTTTGACGTGCTATCGGGATCTCTAGGGGGCTTCTTGCCCATGGCGGAACGCTATGTGCCCCTGTTCAAGTACGTGGATCTCAAATGGAGCTACTGGATTAATTCAAATGCCTATTATGACCAGGAACACGATGCTTCTGGCGGTGGAATCTTTACGGATGACTATGTGAACCAGACTTTCTGGGCATCATTCAAGCCTTATCGTATGTTGCCTGCTTCCGTTCGGAAGTATTATCCCAGTTGGCTTGCTGTTGCGGCTGGACTTAGTATTGACGAAGGCGTGTTCACCAAGGAATATAAGCATCATCATAGATCTGTTGCTCATAGGGAAGTCTATATTGCTTTGGACTATGATCTGGAAGCCTTTAGACCCCAAAGTCGCTGGGCTAGAACCCTCATTAAGTACCTGAATTACATTAAGTTTCCTGCTCCCACCGTGCAGGTTTATCCTGACGTGAAGTGGTTCCTACTTTATCCTATCAAGTTCTAATTTTTTTTGTTTTTAAAGAAAAATCCATAAAAAAGGCCCCGCTTTACAGCGGGGCCTTTTTTATCGTTCTAACAGTCTACATTAGAAGCTGAATACCATTTCAGCGCCCATGCGGAATGCGACATCGTCGTCATCGTTGTTGTCGCCAACGGGGATGTCGAACATACCGGTAGCCATGATGGACAGGTTTTCAACCGGTTCGATATAGACGCGAGCACCGAGATCCAGGGTGGAGATGTCTGCGTCGTCATCCAGGGTGTTGGTGTGGAATTCAACAGGAATACCGATCTTGATGAATTCTGCGAACTTGAATGCAGGTTCTGCATAGGCGAACATGTATTCCGGAACGTCGTTAGCAACTTCGTTACGGCCCAGGTCGTCGTTAGACAGGAATGCATAGAAGAAGGAGGTCTTGATCTGGAAGATGGATACTTCGAAGCTGGGTTCTGCCAAGATGGTGTGTGCAGCAGAAGTCATGTCAACGTTGCCAC contains the following coding sequences:
- the orn gene encoding oligoribonuclease, whose product is MVRWKSSPNLVWIDLEMSGLNPDKDVILEVATIVTDPNLKVITEGPVLAVHQPENVFEGMDDWNKRHHTQSGLVDRCRKSKLTVADCEKMVLDLIKPYTEKGGNLLCGNSITQDRRFIYKYMPKLSEWLNYRNIDVSSIKELTFRWYPNLPEFQKMERHQALDDIRESIAELEYYRKTIFKERI
- the fabF gene encoding beta-ketoacyl-ACP synthase II, giving the protein MEEVVITGMGCVSALGNTPDLLWDNLLAGKSGITPITRFDVTNFTTKFSASVNEFVADEYFSARDQSRYSRSIQYAVYSAYKALANAGVDPAAEDPSRAGVIIGSGIGGMKIYTDTCVAYATRGPSRVSPFFIPMAITNMPAGEVSNRIGWMGPCFAVTSACATSNHAIAAAYDAIRLGRADIMLAGGADETVNEVAVAGFCSMKALSKRNDDPTTASRPFDVDRDGFVIGEGAGVLVLESLSHAQKRGAKILARVAGVGMSADAHHMSAPREDGEGVRMAIEMALRDAKIAASDVGYVNTHGTSTPLGDVAECSALEKVFGLRDTLKINSSKCMIGHALGAAGALEAIITIKSLQNQMIHATTNVFNQDERIHFDVCANKNTAHSFKYAMSDGFGFGGHNSVVLLAKD
- a CDS encoding DUF2279 domain-containing protein: MKILSKTLLASTLLSAGLAQADNFLGPLTWRDSTWDYRSEDPQNIQAEVSVPKLSAVIGLTAAVYGAAYGFVFAKGWWDEEGNDFHFENDFDYALNLDKLGHFASGVLLGEIFYEGYRWAGISEFRSYLFAGLSAVSTHIAIDVKDGYAPKWGFSIFDVLSGSLGGFLPMAERYVPLFKYVDLKWSYWINSNAYYDQEHDASGGGIFTDDYVNQTFWASFKPYRMLPASVRKYYPSWLAVAAGLSIDEGVFTKEYKHHHRSVAHREVYIALDYDLEAFRPQSRWARTLIKYLNYIKFPAPTVQVYPDVKWFLLYPIKF